A region of the Stieleria neptunia genome:
TACCCGCCGTTGGTCTTTTTGGGCATCGGCGCGATGACGGATTTTTCCACGATGCTTTCCAATCCGAAGCTCGTCCTGCTGGGGGCGGCGGCGCAAGTCGGCGTCTTTTTGACATTCCTCGGCGCGATCTGGCTGGGGTTTGATTTGAAGCAGGCCGGTGCGATCGGGATCATCGGCGGCGCCGACGGGCCGACCGCGATCTTTCTCTCGTCCAAACTCGCCCCCGAATTGTTGGGCGCGATCGCGATCGCCGCCTATTCCTACATGGCGTTGGTTCCCGTGATCCAGCCGCCGATCATGCGTTTGCTGACCACCCATGACGAGCGACTGATCCGCATGAAGCCGCCGCGGAAGGTCTCCCGTCGTGAGAAAATGATCTTTCCCGTCGCGGCGTTTCTGATTTGCACCCTGGTCGCACCCGGTGCGATGGTGCTGTTGGGGATGTTGTTCTTCGGCAACCTGTTGAAAGAGAGCATGGTGACCGAGCGGTTGGCCAACACGGCGCGGACGGCGATGATCGATATCGTCACGGTCTTGTTGGGTTTTTCCGTTGGCGCCAGCACCGAGGCGAGCACCTTTTTGACGCGGCAGTCACTGTTGATTTTCGGACTCGGTGCGTTGGCGTTCGCGATCGCCACCGCCGGCGGCGTCTTATTCGCCAAGTTCATGAACCTGTTCTTGAAAGAAAAAATCAACCCGTTGATCGGAGCCGCCGGGGTTTCCGCGGTTCCCGATTCGGCGCGCGTGGTGCAAATGGTGGGTCAACAGGAAGACCCGCACAATTTTTTGTTGATGCATGCGATGGCACCCAACGTGGCCGGTGTGATCGGTTCGGCGATTGCCGCGGGTGTGTTGTGGGCTGTGCTGACCTAGCGGGGCCAGTGCTGACCTAGCCGTTTGTAAGAGCGTGTTTTGATAACGAGGAAAACGACGTGTCGAAAAAGAAAGTCAATTTCATGTGCACCGCATTCCGTGACGGATTTCAATCCGTGTTCGGCGCCCGCGTGTTCACCAACGATTTTCTGCCGGCCGTGGAAGCGGCACGCGATGCGGGGATCACCTGGTTCGAAGCCGGGGGCGGGGCGCGGTTCCAGTCGCTGTATTTCTATTGCAATGAGAACGCGTTCGACATGATGGACGCGTTCCGCCAAACCGCCGGGCCGGATGCGAATTTGCAGACGCTGGCCCGGGGCGTCAACGTCGTCGGGCTGGATTCGCAATCCAGCGACATCGTCAAACTTCATGCCCAGATGTTCAAAAAGCACGGCATGACCACGATTCGCAACTTCGACGCGCTCAACGATGTCAACAACCTGATCTACAGCGGCCAGTGCATCGTCGATGCGGGACTGAAACACCAGGTCTGTGTGACGCTGATGGAGTTGCCGCCGGGGTGCGTCGGTGCCCACGACGCCGCTTTCTACGCCCGCACCTTGCAGCAGATCCTCGACGCCGAGATTCCGTTTGATGCCGTCTGCTTCAAAGACGCGTCGGGGACGGCCGTGCCCTCGAAGGTCTACGAGACGATCAAAGAGGCGCGGCGGATGCTGCCCGCGGGTACCTTCATCCATTTTCACACGCACGAGACCGCCGGTGTTAGCGTGTTGGCCAACAAGGCCGCACTCGACGCGGGCGCCGATGCGATCGACTTGTCCATGGCACCGTGTTCGGGAGGAACCTGTCAGCCGGACATCCTGGTGATGTGGCACGCGCTCCGCGGCAGCGACTACGAACTAGATGTCGACGTCGAAAAGGTCCGCGAGGCCGAAGAGGTCTTCAAGGACTGCATGAGCGATTATTTTCTGCCGCCCGAAGCGACCGCCGTCGAACCGCTGATTCCCTGGAGCCCGATGCCCGGCGGTGCGTTGACCGCCAACACCCAGATGCTGCGTGACAACGGGATCATGGAAAAGTATCCCGAGATCATCGTGGCGATGAGTGATGTCGTCCGCAAAGGCGGCTACGGCACCTCGGTGACGCCCGTGTCGCAGTTTTATTTTCAACAGGCGTTCAACAACGTGATGTTCGGCCCCTGGAAAAAGATTGCCGAACCGTACGGAAAAATGGTGCTCGGTTATT
Encoded here:
- a CDS encoding sodium ion-translocating decarboxylase subunit beta translates to MDILQEFIKTTGFWSLGPGNVVMIVIGIVFIALAITKDYEPLLLVPIGMGAIVGNIPLIEGMSLSVYDMHRWVIEDGQVNYQPGSVLSYLYFGVSWGIYPPLVFLGIGAMTDFSTMLSNPKLVLLGAAAQVGVFLTFLGAIWLGFDLKQAGAIGIIGGADGPTAIFLSSKLAPELLGAIAIAAYSYMALVPVIQPPIMRLLTTHDERLIRMKPPRKVSRREKMIFPVAAFLICTLVAPGAMVLLGMLFFGNLLKESMVTERLANTARTAMIDIVTVLLGFSVGASTEASTFLTRQSLLIFGLGALAFAIATAGGVLFAKFMNLFLKEKINPLIGAAGVSAVPDSARVVQMVGQQEDPHNFLLMHAMAPNVAGVIGSAIAAGVLWAVLT
- a CDS encoding biotin/lipoyl-containing protein, which codes for MSKKKVNFMCTAFRDGFQSVFGARVFTNDFLPAVEAARDAGITWFEAGGGARFQSLYFYCNENAFDMMDAFRQTAGPDANLQTLARGVNVVGLDSQSSDIVKLHAQMFKKHGMTTIRNFDALNDVNNLIYSGQCIVDAGLKHQVCVTLMELPPGCVGAHDAAFYARTLQQILDAEIPFDAVCFKDASGTAVPSKVYETIKEARRMLPAGTFIHFHTHETAGVSVLANKAALDAGADAIDLSMAPCSGGTCQPDILVMWHALRGSDYELDVDVEKVREAEEVFKDCMSDYFLPPEATAVEPLIPWSPMPGGALTANTQMLRDNGIMEKYPEIIVAMSDVVRKGGYGTSVTPVSQFYFQQAFNNVMFGPWKKIAEPYGKMVLGYFGKTPVEPDPDVVRLAAEQLKLEPTTRPVLEINDADPTKGIAAATAVLEQAGLPVTDENIFIASTCKEKGIKFLKGEAEVGVRKIDKAAEAAKSAEVAQPTGKPQTGPAEYTVTVNGEDIMMAFEGDVVTVGGRVYRVAIRPEGSQTPKSQVSESPGASTEIKSQMPGAVFKQLVQPGDHVHSGEPILILEAMKMEMEINSTVDGTVDEVRVAVGDHVTTGQVLATIKA